From a region of the Vanrija pseudolonga chromosome 2, complete sequence genome:
- the NBP35 gene encoding Cytosolic Fe-S cluster assembly factor NBP35: MSTAVANGVSSITNGIANGVHVTNGTTNGANGHTTNGDANGSSSPEPVGEVPEDANEHCPGPEAENAGKADACDGCPNQAICAEGPKGPDPDIPLIRQRMENVRRKILVLSGKGGVGKSTFTAALAWALAADEELQTGIMDVDICGPSIPLLTGLEKATVHTSAEGWSPAYATDNLAVMSIGFLLPSAADAVIWRGPKKNGLIKQFLKDVAWGDLDYLVVDTPPGTSDEHLSVVQYLAEAGIDGAVLVTTPQEVALQDVRKEIDFCNKVGLPILGLVENMSGFVCPSCKGESQIFAPTTGGAEAMGKELGIELLGKVPLDPRIGALCDEGQSFLDAYPDSPATEAYLDIVQRIREKLGDA; encoded by the exons ATGAGCACCGCAGTCGCGAACGGCGTGAGCTCAATCACGAACGGCATCGCCAACGGCGTGCACGTCACCAACGGCACGACGAATGGTGCCAACGGACACACAACGAACGGCGATGCGAAcgggtcgtcctcgcctGAACCTGTTGGCGAGGTGCCGGAGGATGCGAACGAGCACTGTCCT GGCCCCGAGGCGGAAAACGCAGGCAAGGCCGATGCATGCGACGGCTGCCCGAACCAGGCTATCTGTGCTGAGGGTCCCAAGGGCCCAGACCCCGACATCCCTCTCATTCGCCAGCGCATGGAGAACGTCCGACGCAAGATCCTCGTCCTGtccggcaagggcggcgtcggcaagtcGACGTTCACTGCCGCACTGGCGTGGGCGCttgctgccgacgaggagctgcagACGGGCATCATGGACGTGGACATTTGCGGGCCGTCCATCCCCCTCCTGACTGGCCTTGAGAAGGCGACGGTGCACACGAGCGCAGAGGGCTGGTCGCCCGCGTACGCGACCGACAACCTCGCCGTCATGTCCATCGGGTTCCTCCTCCCCTCTGCTGCAGACGCTGTCATCTGGCGCGGTCCCAAGAAGAACGGCCTCATCAAGCAGTTCCTCAAGGACGTGGCATGGGGAGACCTCGATTACCTCGTCGTGGACACGCCTCCGGGCACGTCGGACGAGCACCTCTCCGTGGTCcagtacctcgccgaggcggggattgacggcgccgtgctcgtcacAACGCCTCAGGAGGTCGCGCTGCAGGACGTGCGCAAGGAGATCGACTTCTGTAACAAGGTCGGCCTCCCGATTCTTGGACTGGTCGAGAACATGAGCGGCTTCGTCTGCCCCTCGTGCAAGGGCGAGTCGCAGATCTTTGCCCCGaccaccggcggcgccgaggcaatgggcaaggagctcggaatcgagctcctcggcaaggtgCCCCTGGACCCCCGCATCGGCGCCCTGTGCGACGAGGGCCAGAGCTTCCTCGACGCGTACCCCGACTCGCCGGCGACCGAGGCGTACCTCGACATTGTACAGCGGATACGCGAGAAGCTGGGCGACGCCTAA
- the CAB2 gene encoding Phosphopantothenate--cysteine ligase CAB2, with protein MTGSADPAPAAAPVPAPAAAHTPTPQREFTTDDYFQTQHPPANLKEKTAAMRAWVNKWADVEGKKVVLVTSGGTTVPLEANTVRFLDNFSAGTRGATSAEYFLARGYAVLFLHRTHSLRPFSRHYSHSLNPFLDLLTITGDSIGVAEPQAAKLLPILRAYNKAQAEGTILSVEFQTINDYLWLLRAATGVMAPLERRGMFYLAAAVSDFFLPEDRVAEHKIQSVKGSLSLEMDQVPKVLRPLVQEWTPEGYIVSFKLETDEDLLIPKARAALSRYGHQLVIGNELHKRKQEVVFVERKMRQKSVGDDRIRGAETPPLADSDAEGGPAFRRDLKKKKEVFSETWLHLNQLAPNRPEAEIEEFIIDELLKRHQEWIDGGAK; from the exons ATGACGGGCagcgccgaccccgcgcccgctgctgcgccggtgccagcgccagctgctgcgcacacccccaccccgcagcgCGAGTTCACGACCGACGACTACTTCCAGACGCAGCACCCGCCCGCCAACCTCAAGGAgaagacggcggcgatgcgcgcATGGGTGAACAAGTGGGCGGATGTGGAGGGGAAGAAGGTCGTGCTGGTTACC AGCGGCGGCACTACCGTTCCCCTCGAGGCAAATAC CGTCCGCTTCCTTGACAACTTTTCAGCGG gcacgcgcggcgccacGTCGGCAGAGTACTTCCTCGCACGGGGCTACGCCGTGCTCTTCCTGCACCGGACGCACTCGCTGCGCCCCTTCTCGAGACACTACAGCCACAGCCTGAACCCgttcctcgacctgctcacCATCACGGGGGACAGCATCGGCGTGGCCGAGCCGCAGGCGGCCAAGCTGCTGCCCATCCTGCGCGCGTACAACAaggcgcaggccgagggcacGATCCTTAGCGTCGAGTTCCAGACGATCAACGACTACCTGTGGCtcctgcgcgcggcgacgggggtCATGGCGCCGCTTGAGCGGAGGGGCATGTtctacctcgccgccgccgtgtccgaCTTCTTCCTCCCCGAAGACCGCGTT GCCGAGCACAAGATCCAGTCGGTAAAGGGCTCCCTGTCCCTCGAGATGGACCAGGTGCCCAAGGTCCTCCGACCGCTCGTGCAGGAGTGGACGCCAGAGGGCTACATCGTGTCCTTCAAGCTGGAAACCGACGAGGACCTGCTCATCcccaaggcgcgcgccgcgctcagcCGCTACGGCCACCAGCTGGTCATCGGCAATGAACTGCACAAGCGCAAGCAAGAGGTGGTGTTTGTCGAGCGCAAGATGCGCCAGAagagcgtcggcgacgacaggaTCAGGGGCGCCGAGACCCCGCCCctggccgactcggacgccgagggcggcccTGCCTTCCGCCGTGATctcaagaagaagaaggaggtcTTCTCCGAGACGTGGCTCCACCTCAACCAGCTCGCGCCTAACcgccccgaggccgagattgAAGAGTTCATCAttgacgagctgctcaagcGCCACCAGGAGTGGATCGACGGCGGGGCCAAGTAG
- the slc39a9-b gene encoding Zinc transporter ZIP9-B, producing the protein MSFAILVGQCAAMFFASILVGSLPLLFKAGIGSRGLSGVSVLGMGILIGAALTIIIPEGVETLYASSKHSETHTIGMSLLAGFALMFLVENITPHPPHDHEDCEEERAEYRAAIAEDRVPMLPKPDAEHDHKCASHAAAHGLSATLGLVIHGAADGIAIGASSLSGSAQLGLVVFLAVLVHKGPAALGLTTTLLNLHLSPAQVRRRLVIFSLSAPLGALLTYAFVLLFGKGSSTNGHDRLGWWTGVVLLFSGGSFLYVATVIQPISQTGPDDHCHDIHHEVHKREEPPPLPYGMRTGLILGGMLLPLLLSLLVGSHDHGA; encoded by the exons atGTCGttcgccatcctcgtcggccaaTGCGCGGCCATGTTCTTCGCGTCCATCCTGGTGGGCTCGCTGCCGCTCCTCTTTAAAGCCGGCATCGGGT CCCGCGGGCTCAGCGGCGTGTCCGTCCTCGGAATGGGCATCctcatcggcgcggcgttgacGATTATCATCCCAGA GGGAGTGGAGACACTCTACGCTAGCTCCAAGCACTCGGAGACTCACACGATTGGCATGAGCCTCCTCGCGGGCTTTGCCTTGATGTTCCT CGTCGAGAACATcacgccgcacccgccgcacgaccacgaggactgcgaggaggagcgcgcagAGTACAGGGCCGCGATCGCCGAGGACCGCGTGCCGATGCTTCCCAAGCCCGATGCGGAGCACGACCACAAGTGTGCGAGCCATGCCGCTGCGCACGGGCTGAGTGCCACTCTCGGCCTGGTGAtccacggcgcggcggacggcATCGCGatcggcgcgagcagcttgtCTGGCAgcgcgcagcttggcctggtcgtcttcctcgcggTTTTAGTGCACAAGG GCCCTGCCGCCCTCGGTCTCACTACCACCCTGCTCAACCTCCACCTCTCGCCGGCGCaggtgcgccgccgcctggtcATCTTCTCGCTGTCtgccccgctcggcgcgctgctcacGTACGCGTTCGTCCTGCTGTTCGGTAAGGGCAGCTCGACGAACGGGCACGACAGGCTCGGCTGGTGGACTGGCGTCGTGCTTCTCTTCTCC GGCGGATCATTCCTCTACGTCGCCACTGTCATCCAGCCCATCTCGCAGACTGGCCCAGACGACCACTGCCACGACATCCACCACGAGGTCcacaagcgcgaggagcccCCACCCCTCCCGTACGGTATGCGTACCGGtctcatcctcggcggcatgctCCTTCCCCTGCTGCTCTctctgctcgtcggcagccacgaccacggcgcATAG